The Wolbachia endosymbiont of Ctenocephalides felis wCfeT genomic interval CTGCATATCTGTCGGTCACTACTAGGTTGTTATTCTTTCCAAATTTACTATTTTCCAGGACTTTCATCCCTCTTGACTCTGTCAATTTGATCACACTTCCTATTTTGCTCGCAAACATCCAGCACCAGCCCTGTTTACCTTTGTTGTAATGGCTAGTTTCATCGATATGTAAAATTTTGCTCTTGCTTACCTCTTCCTCAATTTGCTCATATGCTTCTTGGCATTTTTCTGCCACTCTAGCCTCGCTATTTGATACACTACCGACGCTGATATCCAGGTTGAAAATGTCCTTTATAATATTTGCCACTTCTTTTTTCGAATTCTTGTAAAATCCACTTAATGCTGTAATTACTGACTTAACTCTTGGACCAAATGTGTCCGCAGTTACTCCTTCTTGTAGCTTGCTACTTTTTCTTTTTCCACATCTTTTGCAACGTCCATGCTCTAGTTGATATTCAACTACATACGGCTTGATTTCCGGCAAATCGACCTTTTGATGAGTATACGGATCTTTTGATACCGCAATTTCTCCTCCGCACTCACACGTATTGGGCAGTTCTATTTTTACCATCTCATCTGCCTCCATTTTAGGGCGGTAACTGCCTTTATGTCCAACCTGTGCTCCTACTTTCCTGTCACTTTTTGGCTTATTTTCCCTCATCTTATATAATTCTTTGGAGCTTGGTATAGATGAATTTTTTGAATTTAAGCCAAGCCTTTCTTTTAACTCAGCGTTTTCGATCCTTAGCGCTTTATTTTCTGCTTTAAGCTCTTCTATTTTTGTTTCTAACTTTTCTATAGTCTGCTTTAAACTTTCGCAAAATTCTAAAAGATCAACCATATTACCTCACAGCCACTCTAGTTTACCTTTTTAGCATTCCTTGTCTACTCTTTATTTTACCGCCCGGCTGAATGGATACGATTTATTTAACTGCAGTGTCATACAAGTCTTAAAATGCCCAGTTATCACCAATTTTTATTTCCACTTCAAGTGGTATAGAAATTTTTACCACATTTTCCATTACACTTTTTATAAGCTCTGCAATTTCCTGCACTTTTTCATTCTCTACTTCAACCAGCAATTCGTCGTGAACTTGTAGTATGATTTTTCCCACTTTTAATTGGTCAAAGAGCCGAATCATTGCACGTTTTATTATATCAGCAGCAGTGCCTTGCAGTGGTGCGTTTATTGCCGCTCTTTCTACAAATTGCCTAATATAAGGAATTTTGTTGTTTATATCCCTCACAAAACATCTTCTGTAAAATAACGTTTCTACATAGCCATGTGCTCTTGCAGTTGAGATTGCTTTTTCCATATAAGCCTTTATTTCTGGGTAGCAGGAAAAATAGTAATTAATGTATTCAGCTGCTTCTTGTATGGTAATTCCGAGCTGCTTTGAGAGGCCAAATGGACTAATGCCATATATAATGCCAAAATTAATAGAT includes:
- the tnpC gene encoding IS66 family transposase, with protein sequence MVDLLEFCESLKQTIEKLETKIEELKAENKALRIENAELKERLGLNSKNSSIPSSKELYKMRENKPKSDRKVGAQVGHKGSYRPKMEADEMVKIELPNTCECGGEIAVSKDPYTHQKVDLPEIKPYVVEYQLEHGRCKRCGKRKSSKLQEGVTADTFGPRVKSVITALSGFYKNSKKEVANIIKDIFNLDISVGSVSNSEARVAEKCQEAYEQIEEEVSKSKILHIDETSHYNKGKQGWCWMFASKIGSVIKLTESRGMKVLENSKFGKNNNLVVTDRYAAYNYFSSKKRQVCWAHLARDFERLSHSWNSEVKVLGYYLRNVATELFALKKALLKDEIDTLRFIRRARKLRKRTRYYLKNISNLPEAIGASRVAKNIMKSDLMMWKFLDDPENIPLTNNYAERQIRHYVVYRKVSYFTQSKWGNMFLERIISLYLTWRQKKLNPFQNLLAIAS